gGCGCCTTataatttaggacggagggagtactcccttTGTCTAAAAATATAAGACGTATTTTATTTTGTACGACAAAGATTTAACCAATAATTGTTCtattatgatatattttttacagGATATTGATGTTATTATATTCATATTCAAAAatacttatgcttatactttTGTATCGTATAATTGATATCCTATTGTTAGTTAAATTCAAGTCTTGTCATAATGAAACAGAATGGTCATTATATTTTTCGATGAAAAAATTCCCTGTGTACCTATAAAGCTTTCTCTGATATCTTCCATGCCCTTGAAATTTCCATAAAAGTCTCGCATTACAAATTCATAAATATTAAAGTCTCATACAACAAATTTCTATACtctataaatttatatattttttaccataggaaaaatagactttttcgtAAGAATTCAATGTAAACTAATTGTCAACTAACAAAAAGAGTATATATCGAAAGGATCCAAAACTAAAATTCGGGGGTATACAAGGAAATCAGTAAAATTTAGAGAAACAAAAGGGATTAGGGGAATGTTTTAGGTACACAGGGAATTTCCTCTATTTTGATAGAGGGTATATTTGAGAGCAATTTTGAGACATTTTTTAGAATTTCAATATAAATTGCCAAGAAATACCAaggatatattatatatagagagagatcaTTAGAGGATTGAGACATTTCCCCAAGCGAGTTAAGCTCGAGTAAACTTGTAGTGATATGATGTCTTCCTCTCCAAGTTACTCCCTTTGCTCAATATTTGATATTTAGGACAATATTTAGTTAAACTTTTAAACTTTGACAATTAAATTTACATTGAAATAAGTTTATAAACCTAATAAACTACTTCATCTCAAAATAGGTCTTATCCTAGGTAacaatattttaggatggaggtagtactttcTCCGACTTTTAATAGATAGTGTCGTTGACTTTTGAACATATGTTGGCTATTTATTTTACTCAAAATTCCGTGCAAATATGCCAACGCGTAACTCACGCTTGAAGTACTTCTAAtgggtgtgtgtgtatatattgtCTGAAAGACAATggtgttatctattaaaaacatGAGAGAGTATAAGATAAATCTATAGacatataattattttaaaaaaactaagcattttgattatttttttgttgtttcaAGTATCAAAATATTTATGACTAAAGTGAGTAAAATATGAGTATGCTCTattcaaagttgtataacttttTTAGTTTTCTATCTATAGTTTAATGTTTTTCTAACTGCTTAAGAATTTTGTTCTTGAACCTTccgtatttttttaatcaatagCATTGACTAGGCAATAATGTTAGACGCGTACCACTAGCACGCTATTTTTGGAATATATATAATGGCATGAATGAAACAGAATTGCAACTTTCAAAGAATAAAAACTTTCTACTTTCGCTTACCATAATCACACCGTTTGTTTATTATAGTGTCTATTTGTTTAGCTTTGACCTGTCTGGTCGCTGCTCATTACATTCCTTAGAGTTGGTGCCATTATTTATTCCCTCATTGAAAATAGTACGCCACCATTATTGGAAATGTTTTCTTTTCAACcgcatctatctattatatataaaaaaaataaattaaactttGTACAAAGGCTTCTAAATTAATGGACCGATTGACCCACTTTTTTTACCGTATAATTTAAACGAAGAGGCCTCTCCGTTTAGCGCTATCGCGCGACGCGCGTGGCAGCCGTCGATCTGCGCTTGGTGACGTGGCGTCCATCCGGCGCACACCGCGCGTCCCGACCGGCCGACCGAGCGAGCTCATGCGTCGCCTTTTCCGACCGAACGAGTGAGGGTTTACTGTTCAAATTTTTTGGGTGGCGCTCGactcgagagagagaaagagagagagagaggcggagagtgagagagaggcggaggcggcatgAATCTCCAGCGAAATccgtggtggaggcggcgtgaATCTCCGGCGAAATCCATGGCGAAGGGGGGATGGGGGAGTTGCTGATGTTTCCTCCCGTCGCGCTGGCGTCGGCGGAGTCGGCGGAGccgacggcggaggcgcggagcCGACGGTTTCCCCTCATCGCGCCGGCAGTTGCGGTGGGAAGCGTAGGCTGCGGCGGAGGTGGTTTTCTCTCCTCCAAATCCGGCGGCCATTTTTTTTGGTAAGTTGCGGCGTGATGCGGCGGTTTCGTTGCGGTTTTTTTGAGCCGAAGAGGTGGAGTGATGGGGCTGTTTTTCCGTGCGTTTTTTGTGCCGGGGAGGTGGAGAGATTGGGCAGTTTTTCACTATGCAATTTGCTCCTCAAACCTCCCGGTTTGTTCTCCCCTATTCCCtcatttcccctctctctccctcattcATCAGGTGCTAGTTCATCCTCTCGGCGAGCACAAGGTTGCGGTGGAATTCGCCCCCTCAAGCGTTGGCTTGTGGATCTCGGGTTCCATTTGAAGGTATTtaaatttctctctctctctggcttATGTAGATTTTTCCGGTTGCAAGTTGATTACTAGTGATTACTAACATccaaaatgaatttccaaaattatTACTAACATTATTAGTTGCAAGTTGATTATTAGTTGATCGATGGTTAGTTGCAAGTTGATAACTAACATCCAAATTGAATTTCCAAAATGATTACTAACATTATTAGTTGCAAGTTGATTATTAGTTGATCGATGGTTAGTTGCAAGTTGATTACTAACATCCAAAATGTATTTCCAGGaatgggaaaaagaaaaaccattgTACAGAAAGGCATGTTAGGCAAACCAGAGCCAAGTAAAAAAACAAGGGGGGTTTCGCAACGTGCTAAGAAAAGAAGTATTGGAGATGATCATGCAGATGACACAGAGCAACCTCCTCCAAAAAGGAGCAGATCAAAGGTATTAAGCATCTACCTATTTTTATGCATTTTTTGCCCTCAAGCAGTGTTTTGCTTTTTCCAATGCACTACATTTTCTTATGATGCATTAAGTTACTTCTCACTGTGCATCAAGTTACTTCTCACTGCGGATTAAGTTACTTCTCACTGTGCATTAAGTTACTTATGTTAAAAATCTTATGAGATTTCCAACACCAGTACTCATGGCTATGTAACTAGGGAATGCAAATTCAAGTTTATATTTTGGAAGTAACTTGCATGTTTCTAGGAAGCAACTTTTTGAGTTTTATAACAAGTAACTTTCTGTTCAAATTGCTCTGAGAGGCAACTAGATGGAATGTATCATGCTGTGTAACTAGGGAATGTGAATTCAAGTTTATCTGGAAGTAAGTTGCATGTTCATAGGAAGTAACTTATTGATTTGTTAGAAGTAACTTCCTGTTAAAATTACTTTGAGATTTTCTGTTAACAAGTAAGAAGTTACTTCTCGATGTGCCTGAAGTTACTTCTCTATGTGTATTAAGTTACTTCTCTATGTGCATTAAGTTACTTCTCGCCGTGCCTAAAATATTTTGATGCTGTTGCTTGAGGGCAAGTTATTTTCTAGAACTAACTTAATGGCAAGTTACTTCTTGGTTCAGTTACCCTTTTTTCAACTGTTTTATGtatgtttttgaaaaaataaacaaatgttgatgtttttttatttttctttttgttgttttaTTCATTTGCAGCAAGAAAGTAGCAGGGCTTCACCTATGAAACTTATAAAGTTGTATCCCCATATGACTGGCGAATAAAAGCGACTAATAGAGGGGGCTGGCTTCCATGGTCTCGTAGATCTCAAGTGCTCGAAGCTCAGACCTGATTTGTGCAGCTGGTTGATGGAGCATTTCAATCCAGCAACCAATCAGCTTGTATTCCCTGGACGTGGAGCCATAGATGTGAATGAGGAGTCAGTGAAGTCTGTGCTTGGTATCCCTATGGGTGACAAAGATGTCTCATATGATATGGAGTCTGAAGCTACAGAATTTGTGCTGAATTTGCTTGGAATCAACGATGGTATCTCACCATCACTGACTTCTCTTGGGATTCAATTGGAGAAGTTGAAGTTAGCAGATGACAAGTACCTGCGCATGTGGATCATCTACGCCATTTCTTCTGTTTTAGCACCAACGACGGCAACAACAGTCAGCCCAAGATGCTATCCTTCTGTTGTTGATGCTGGAAATATCAAGAATCTTAATTGGTGCAAGTTTGTCATATCTATTTTGCAAAAAGCTGCTAAAGCTGGGAAGAATACCAACTCATCATGTCTCCTGTATATGATGGTAACAATGCTCACCTTTTTTTATTCGATCACTGTCCCAATGTAACTTTTATGTTTTTTAGAAGTAAGTTAAGCTGTCCAGGAAGTAACTTATATGTTCCTAGGAAGTAAATTCTTTCTGTTAAATTGTTATAAATAACTTTCTGTCAAGTAAATTCTCTCTGTGCATTAAGTTACTTCTCACTGTTTATTAAGTTACTTCTTACTTCTTACTGTGCATTAAGTCACTTCTTACTGTGCATTAAGTTACTTCTTCATATATGCCCTGCCACATCTTTTTttccaatttgtttttaaatttaaattacatATGGAAGTTAACATATTTTGTAGGTTTTAAATCAAACAAgttatgtactttttttttacttaatcTAAATGCTCTAATTTCTTTTGTAGATTCTTTATTTGGACTCGCTTTCATTTAAAAATCTCAATGTTCCAGTGGAGGGTTATCGAGCTACTGTTTGGACGAATGAATTGATAAATCAAACAATATTAGCAGACACATCAGCAGACGGCTCCTTTGGAGCTTTACcagtgagttttttttatagttgGCATACTTGcatcatttttagttttttgtttGTTCGTAACTTATGGATTTTATAATTGAAAATATAGCTTAGGAGCAGTTTTTCAACATAAAGGGACCAATTTGTTTGGGAGCAATGTAGATTTTTTAACCTTCATAAATTCAAATGTGCCCAATACTATGCAGCAAcaggtttatatttttttccccacTTCTCTGTTTTACCCTTGGTAGATGTAACGTCAACAAACTGCAAAAGTAACTTTGTGAAATCTACATATGTAActtctctgttttttctttataTACAGGAAAATGACAGAATTGTGATCGCTGTGCAAAATTTGTGTGAAGGGTTTTCAGGTTTGGTCACGAAATTTGTGAGACAGATTTCCGGCCTTGATTTTGTGGATCCTAGGGGTAGCCAACCAAGGAAAATGCGAATGAACCGGAAGAAATATGCACAAAGGCCTAAAAGAGTTCAGCAAGATGAAGATCTAGGTTTGGTTTTTTCACTATGTTTCTATTGATTATTGTACAGAATAATTAATATAGCCATGTTCTACCACTCTGCACAATTTGAATCTCATTAGTATCATTGTTCTACCACACTGTTTTTTTACAATGATTTGAACtgaatttttagttttttacaTTTGTCCAAACAACTTCCTACAGTACACTAAgttatttttgttctttttggtAGATGTAACTTcaagtgatgatgaagatttTGTTGCTGATGAAGAAGTGGAAGACACTGAGGAAGATGAATATACTGATGAAGATGGagattctgatgatgatgaggatgaaggagaagaagatgacaatgatgaaggagaagaagatgacgatgaGGATAGGTCAGAaaatgatgacgatgatggtgcTGAAACTGGAAGAAGTGGTGAGCAGGCTGATGCTGCAACTAATGTTATTGGTTGCAAAGGAGATGATACAAATGAAGGGATTGGCAGCGGAGGCAAAGACGTTGATGATGTTACTGGATGCAAAGGAGATGACACAAATGAAGGGATTGGCAGCGGAGGCAAAGGCGCTGATGATGTTATTGGAAAAGGGAAACAAGTAGATGAAGATATTGGGTTTGGTGACAAGGAAAAACATGAAGAAAAGCAAGCACCCAATGCTGTAGCACAAAATGTTCCAGAATCAGAGAAGCAACCAGTGCAAAAGGCAGAAAAATATCCTTTCCTAACAACAACCATTGATTCACATGAAGTTCCAAACTTCAATCTTGGTTTTGATAGCTCTCAGGAAGTTGTGCAAACACCAAAGGGGCAAGAAGCAGTAGGAACATCTCGAGGTAAAGAATTTACTGGAATTATCACAAATGAGGACTATGGAAGTTTTACTACTGAAGACTATGAAAAGGTTGGGAGAGAAGCAGTTGAGGCCTTGCCAGCAAATCTGCCACAAAATCACCTGTCGCTGAAATAATCTCCAAGGAACCTATTGCTTGTGAAGTAGAAGAAGAAACACCTGTGCCCCATGAGTACAATAAAAGGGTGGTGAAACCAGCGAAATTCAAAAGGTCACCCTTCATTGATTATGAGAACAAGAAGCAGTTCATGGTTTCTCGAGTTATAAACGAGGTATATGATGACATTTGCAAGAATGGAGGGAGAACTAAGTTAAGAAGGAATAGGTACAATCTCATATTTTTTGTTGTACACAgtacttttttactttttagtaaAATGATCTTTGTAGAACTAACTTCACTTCTCAGAGAAGTAAAATTACCTTCTTAAATAAGTAACTTCACATGCCATTGAAGCAACTGCATTTTGGTTCATACCTTCCATTTGTTGTGTGCATATTAGTTCTGCACACGACCCAGCAATTTTTTCCAGACAAACTTTCTACACACCCCTGTGCAGTAACTTTACATGTCATAGAAAGTAACTTAACATGTCACTGAAAGTAACTTAACATGTCACTGAAAGTAACTTACCATGTCATTGAAATTAATTTAACATGCTACAGTAGTTGTACAAGGTATACTAATttgcttatttattttttttctttttgcttttgttAAATGCAGCCGAAAGATCATTGATACAGGAGAATATTATATTTATCTTGGCGATCTTGCGAACTCTGTCAAACCTATGGGCTCACTGGACAATAATACATGTGAATTGGCATTAATTGTTCTGTCTGCTGATATCAAGGACAATTCGAAGAGAATTTTTCCTGCCATAATAGGAGTGAGTATATAAAATGTACTATTACTATCATTGCAAcaccttatgtttttttttccacatggTGCAGGGATATTTGTTGGATTCGTAGTTGGACAGGAATGAGCTCAAGAAACACTTCGATCAAACGAGAGCGAACCGTCTTGACCATAAAGAATTagtaagaaaatatatattccaGTTGTCAATGACATGTAAAGTTACTTATTCCTGTTTGCTTGTAGAAgaattattaagaaaatatatattccaGTTGTCAATGACATGTAAAGTTACTTTTCTTGTCTGCATGTAGAAGTAACTTAAATATTTCTGCAAATTAACTCAGCATGCTTGTGGAAGTAACTTTTTCTGTTATATTGATAGGAAATGTTattctgaaacattttttattatCCTTTTATACTTACTAAATTATGATTATATTTACTGAAAAACCTTTTTTccactcccctccctcttttcaCTTGAATGCAGGCATTTTTTCCCATTCTCCAGAAATTGGGTAATGGGAATGATAAGGCTGGTCACTATTTCATGGTGTGCCTTAATCTGAAAGCTGAAAGATTCGAGGTTTATGATTCGCTGAGAGGAGAAGATGACGAAGAGCTGATTTCAGCATCTCATCTTGTTGTTGCATCCATCAAGACCATGTGGGATAGGTTTTACATGAGGTCTTCGAAGAAAACCATCTAGAATTACCCACTGATTTTCATTGATGGCCCAAAGCAAGATAACATGTACGTAACATGCTTTTTTTAGTTAATGATTTTCATTTATtgtttttagtcaaacttatccCTGTTTTGTTTTTGCTAACAAAAACAGCCGGGATTGTGGTTTTTATATGCTGAAATTTGTGGAGTTGTGGGATGGCAAACAGTTGCCAGCATTTGAACCAAGTGACATCCCCAACATTAAGAAACTACTTACACACAAGATGCTCTCGTTTCAAGAAAATCGTGTGCAATGGATGCAAGTATTATGGGGCAAAGAGCCTGATCCTACACTTAAGGTAAAGTAATGAAacactgcattttttttctagaaccAGCACATAAGTTATAGCCACATAAATTAGGTTGGGtaacaaattaaaatagcaTCTTGGTTCTGCAAAGAACTCAGCATGGTCTTCCTGAGAACTTACATATCACTGTGAAGTAACTACTATGGAagctaaaagtaatttaatgcAACTGTGCAAGTAAGTTTCAACAATTTTGTCACAACATTATAAGTTACATCTCGTAGCTCTAATTCACTTCCCAGTACTAGCTAGGCCTTTCCTAACTGATGTCTTTGACGCCTTTGCATGGACCCCAGGCTTGCGTCTTGTTGAAACTGGTCTCCCTTGCTTTTGTATGATGGGGgggtcatttatttgtagtgttGGGTTAGTTGATGCCGAGGGGATATCTG
The Oryza sativa Japonica Group chromosome 6, ASM3414082v1 DNA segment above includes these coding regions:
- the LOC107277464 gene encoding uncharacterized protein encodes the protein MEHFNPATNQLVFPGRGAIDVNEESVKSVLGIPMGDKDVSYDMESEATEFVLNLLGINDGISPSLTSLGIQLEKLKLADDKYLRMWIIYAISSVLAPTTATTVSPRCYPSVVDAGNIKNLNWCKFVISILQKAAKAGKNTNSSCLLYMMILYLDSLSFKNLNVPVEGYRATVWTNELINQTILADTSADGSFGALPENDRIVIAVQNLCEGFSGLVTKFVRQISGLDFVDPRGSQPRKMRMNRKKYAQRPKRVQQDEDLDVTSSDDEDFVADEEVEDTEEDEYTDEDGDSDDDEDEGEEDDNDEGEEDDDEDRSENDDDDGAETGRSGEQADAATNVIGCKGDDTNEGIGSGGKDVDDVTGCKGDDTNEGIGSGGKGADDVIGKGKQVDEDIGFGDKEKHEEKQAPNAVAQNVPESEKQPVQKAEKYPFLTTTIDSHEVPNFNLGFDSSQEVVQTPKGQEAVGTSRGKEFTGIITNEDYGSFTTEDYEKVGREAVEALPANLPQNHLSLK